The following coding sequences lie in one Metallumcola ferriviriculae genomic window:
- a CDS encoding Glu/Leu/Phe/Val family dehydrogenase yields MNKQLNSYQIAQEQIGLAVKTLGLSSTVLDILRQPVRELTVAVPVEMDDGSVKVFTGYRVQHNYALGPLKGGIRFHPGVTLDEVRALALWMTFKCAVLGLPYGGAKGGVICNPKEMSDREIQRLSREYIRAVSPILGAEKDVPAPDVYTNAQVMAWMMDEFSKYKGHNEFGVITGKPLIVGGSAGRNEATARGCSFTVREAAKAIGLDLKDATVAVQGYGNAGSIVAELLQDLGCKIVAVVDSTGGAYSSKGLNTQKLEEYKKETGSVAHYPGSRHITNAELLTMPCDILIPAALENQITEEIAPKVKAKIIGEAANGPTTPGADRILTNKGVLVLPDILANAGGVTVSYFEWVQNNMGYYWTEEEVNGKLEAMMVRAFDEVYQMYRSRKDIDMRTAAYMVAIARVSEAMRVRGWLGEAPKVEKERKISLA; encoded by the coding sequence ATGAATAAACAGTTGAACAGTTACCAAATAGCGCAAGAGCAAATAGGGTTGGCAGTTAAAACTTTGGGTTTATCTTCTACGGTGCTGGATATCTTACGCCAACCGGTGCGGGAACTTACGGTGGCCGTACCGGTAGAGATGGATGACGGTAGTGTTAAAGTGTTTACCGGTTACCGCGTGCAGCATAACTATGCTTTGGGACCTCTTAAAGGCGGCATTCGCTTTCATCCTGGCGTTACTCTGGATGAAGTCAGGGCGTTAGCATTGTGGATGACTTTTAAATGTGCCGTACTAGGTCTGCCCTACGGCGGTGCCAAAGGCGGGGTAATCTGTAATCCGAAGGAAATGTCTGATCGGGAGATACAGCGGCTTAGTCGGGAGTACATTCGAGCAGTATCCCCTATCCTGGGAGCAGAAAAAGACGTGCCTGCCCCGGATGTTTATACTAACGCTCAGGTAATGGCCTGGATGATGGATGAGTTCTCCAAATACAAGGGACATAATGAATTCGGAGTTATCACCGGTAAGCCTTTAATTGTGGGCGGGTCTGCCGGGCGCAATGAGGCTACTGCCAGAGGGTGCAGCTTTACAGTACGTGAGGCGGCAAAAGCTATTGGTCTCGACCTAAAAGATGCTACCGTTGCAGTGCAGGGTTATGGCAACGCAGGCAGTATTGTGGCTGAATTGCTTCAGGACTTGGGCTGCAAGATCGTTGCAGTAGTTGACTCTACAGGCGGGGCATACAGTTCTAAAGGACTTAACACCCAAAAGTTAGAGGAATATAAAAAGGAAACCGGAAGCGTCGCACATTATCCCGGCAGCAGACATATTACCAACGCTGAGTTATTAACAATGCCTTGTGACATCCTGATCCCTGCTGCTCTGGAAAACCAGATTACTGAAGAAATTGCTCCCAAGGTTAAGGCGAAAATAATCGGCGAGGCGGCCAATGGTCCCACCACTCCCGGCGCAGACAGAATACTTACCAATAAAGGTGTGCTGGTTCTGCCTGATATATTAGCTAATGCCGGTGGTGTGACCGTGTCATACTTTGAATGGGTACAAAATAATATGGGTTATTACTGGACCGAAGAAGAGGTGAATGGTAAGTTAGAAGCCATGATGGTACGCGCTTTTGACGAGGTATATCAGATGTACAGAAGTCGAAAAGATATCGACATGCGTACCGCCGCTTACATGGTGGCCATTGCCCGTGTCAGTGAGGCTATGCGAGTGCGCGGCTGGTTGGGAGAAGCGCCCAAAGTGGAGAAAGAGCGTAAGATTAGCTTGGCCTAG
- a CDS encoding pyridoxamine 5'-phosphate oxidase family protein: MVFVPMRRQDKEMSNEKAQLLLMKGLVGRLGTYGRNGYPLITPLHYYFDKNKIILHSALKGNKLDNIENHAQVCFEVDIVEEIKEAEEPCNYTTRYASVMVFGHAEVILDEEKKQHFLTLLAEKYSKKPVDRLLKEKVKKSAVIVINIEHISGKGHL, translated from the coding sequence ATGGTTTTTGTACCAATGCGCAGACAGGATAAAGAAATGTCAAATGAAAAGGCGCAATTATTATTGATGAAAGGTTTAGTAGGCCGTTTAGGGACCTACGGGAGGAATGGCTATCCTTTGATTACGCCCCTGCATTATTATTTTGATAAAAATAAGATTATTCTTCATTCCGCCTTAAAAGGTAATAAGCTGGACAACATAGAAAACCATGCCCAGGTGTGTTTTGAAGTAGATATTGTGGAAGAAATCAAAGAAGCGGAAGAACCTTGTAATTACACCACGCGTTATGCCAGTGTAATGGTGTTTGGGCATGCAGAAGTTATATTAGATGAAGAAAAAAAACAGCATTTCTTAACGCTGTTGGCTGAAAAGTACAGTAAAAAGCCAGTTGACCGGTTGCTAAAAGAAAAGGTAAAAAAATCTGCGGTCATAGTAATTAACATTGAGCATATTTCTGGGAAAGGTCATTTGTAA